The genomic DNA CGAAAGCCTGCTTGACCTCGTCAGCACTTCGGACGATCCGCTACTTTACTTCACCGATTACGGAGAGCTGCGCAACGGCACCGAAGTCAACGACAACAAGCTTCTCCGCGTCAAGCGATTCATGCTCAGCCCGCTCAAAGCCAAAGCGACCAGGAAGAGCAAGTTCATCAGACGCCGCATCCTCTCATTCGGCTCCCCCATCTGCTGTCCTTCCGTCACGCTCGTGAAAAGCAAGTTGACGCCGGGTTTCTTCAAGGCTGATTTCCATTCCGATTTGGACTGGCAAGCTTGGACGGCTCTTGCAGGCATGGAAGGGGATTTTCTCTACAACCCCACGATACAGATGTATCACCGCATCCACGAAGACTCGGAAACGTCGCGGCTCATCCAAAACGCAAGTCGCGGATCCGAGGATCTCCAAATGCTCCAATGCTTTTGGCCGAAGCCAATCGCGTCTTTGATCTACAAACTGTACGCCAAGGGGCAGGACAGCAACGAAGGCTTCTAAGCCCTTGTTGCCGCCTCCTTACTCGGACTTCGCAGCCCACGATCCGAAGTCCAAACGAGCAGGGAAATGATTCTTCCTCTGATCCTCGGGCGGCAGCGTCATGTAGTCTCCGTACAAACCTGCAAGATGCTCTTCATAGTTTGCGGGAAAGTTCAGGAGCAGGCCTTCGAACTCAAGCTTCCTCAAAGGCAGAAGCTCGTCCCACGAGATCGTTTGCGAGAAACGGTCGGTGTCGCACAGATAGGCAATTCGTTTCGTGGTGCGATCATTGAAGCGATTGCGCGCAGCCTCTTCCTTCTCGAACGCTTTCTCACTCGTAATGCCGGCCATGCGAAAAACGGCCGAGCCAAGCTGGCACAACTTCAGCGCGACGGTACGGGAAAGGCCTCTGAAAGGAAGCACCGGTTTGGGAATGCTCAGCAAAATCCGAACATGAGACCACCACCATGCATCCCAAGCCTGCTTTCGATACGCCTTATCATCGTCCGCAACCGAATCGAATGCGTACAAATCAAGAAATATCCCCAGATCGCACGAGATATCAGCCAACGTCTCTTCGCAAAACTGCGTACCTTTGAGCATCATGCGCGTCGTCGGAAGAGGATAATTGATGTCGCTCGCCGCGTTCATGATCTCGTACTTATTGGCGTATTCAGAACGAACAACCTCAACGAGACGATCAAAGTCTTTCCGAGGAAGACCCAGGTCGATGTCATCATCCCATGGGATGAAACCCTTATGACGCACAGCTCCCAGCGCGGTACCCGCCAGCCCGAAGTACATGAGCCCTTCCGTTTCGCATATCTCGACGAAATCTTTCAGGAGTATCAGCTCGCATTTCTGCAATCGCTTCAGCGTTGCGTCATCATATTCCCTCATTGCAATCCTCTTCTA from Eggerthella lenta DSM 2243 includes the following:
- a CDS encoding LicD family protein encodes the protein MREYDDATLKRLQKCELILLKDFVEICETEGLMYFGLAGTALGAVRHKGFIPWDDDIDLGLPRKDFDRLVEVVRSEYANKYEIMNAASDINYPLPTTRMMLKGTQFCEETLADISCDLGIFLDLYAFDSVADDDKAYRKQAWDAWWWSHVRILLSIPKPVLPFRGLSRTVALKLCQLGSAVFRMAGITSEKAFEKEEAARNRFNDRTTKRIAYLCDTDRFSQTISWDELLPLRKLEFEGLLLNFPANYEEHLAGLYGDYMTLPPEDQRKNHFPARLDFGSWAAKSE
- a CDS encoding glycosyltransferase family A protein — translated: MFSSSDHTFVVCAYKESPFLKDCLQSLAEQTIAPNIVMVTSTPNDSIHRLSEQHSVPLVINDTEPGIASDWNNAVESVDTKLVTIAHQDDLYCPRYLESLLDLVSTSDDPLLYFTDYGELRNGTEVNDNKLLRVKRFMLSPLKAKATRKSKFIRRRILSFGSPICCPSVTLVKSKLTPGFFKADFHSDLDWQAWTALAGMEGDFLYNPTIQMYHRIHEDSETSRLIQNASRGSEDLQMLQCFWPKPIASLIYKLYAKGQDSNEGF